TCCTGATAAGAATATTAAGTTTTCATACTTAACAGCTTGAGAATATGGACCTATTGGTTTTGGTGCATTTTCTGTGTATATTGCTTGCATCTTAAATCTCCTTGAGATCTATTTTTCCTTCGTATATAGCTTTACCAACGACTACGCCAAAAATTCCAAACTCTCTTTTTTCATAAAGCTTTATCACATCTTCTAAACTGCCAACGCCACCTGATGCAATGACTGGATGTTTTAGATTTTTTGCAAGTTCAACTGTTGCTTCTACGTTTGCTCCTATCATTGATCCATCTCTGCTTACATCTGTAAATAAAAATCCAAATATATCTAAATCATCATATTTTTTAGCAAATTCTAATGGTGAAACTTCTGTTTTTTCTGTCCAGCCTTTAATGGCAACCTTTCCATCTTTTGCATCTATTCCAACAATTACTTTATTTGGAAAGCTTTCAACTATTTTATAAAACTCTTCTGGATTTTGATAAGCCAAGCTGCCAATTACAACTCTTTCAACGCCTAAATCTAAAACAGCTTTAACAGCTTCAAAACTTCTAAGCCCTCCACCAAATTCTATTGGAATATTAACAGACCTAACTATGCTCTCTAAGATTTTTATGTTTTTTGGCAGCCCTTCTAATGCACCGTCTAAATCTACAACGTGAATATGCTCAGCCCCTGCATCCTCAAAATATTTTGCCATATCAATAGGATTTTCGTTATAAACCTTTACTTTATCAAACTCACCTTTATAAAGCCTTACAACTTTTCCACCTTTTATATCAATAGCTGGAATGATAAACTCTTTTAATGTCATCAAATACTCCTTATTAAAAGTGAGAAAGTGAGTAAGTGGATAAGTGAGAGGTGGGTAAAGACTGGGAAGTATTTACACATCACACATCACACATTGCTAATTAAAATTTATGCTTTTTTCTGATGTTTTTGATAAATGTCCAAACAATAAAGACGCTTCTTTGATATTTTTAGCAATATCTACTGAAAAAGATTTTAGATTTTCTAAATCTTCTTTTAGATTTTCAAGCTCCATCATGCTTTGAGCTAAAAAGTCTATTATATCTTTCTCATAAATTGTAAAATTCTCCGGAAATAATGGAGTATGGACTTCTAAAGACGGGATTGTAAAAATGATCCACGCAAGGGCACTAAGGGCTATATTACAAACGTCATCAGCTTTTTCTTTACTTTCTATTTCCGGGATTTTATTAACGATTTCTGAAATTTTATTTAGAGTCTCTGCAAAGTTGTTTAAAATAAATATTGAATCTTCCAATGATATAATACTACCTTCTTTTACTATCTTATCTATCTTCTTTTGCCCAAAGTAGATAAAAGATTCAACATCGTATATCATCAAATCAATTTTGTCTCTTATCATCTTCCTCCTACATATTTCTCAATCAACTTCCTAATTTTTAACATAATTTTTGTATGAAGTTGTGAAACCCTTGATTCTGTACAGCCCAAAATTTCTGCGATCTCTTTCATGTTTAAGTCTTCATAATAGTAAAGCGTAACTATCAATTTTTCTCTTTCATCAAGCTTATTCATTATTATATCAGAAAGAATTTCTTTAAGTTGTTTTTCTTCTACATACTTTTCCGGTGTATCGTCATTTGTTGAAATAACTTCCCAAAGGTGCAAGCTTTCATCGTCATCTTTACTAACATCAGAATCTAAGGATATTAGAATTTTATTAACTGCTTTTTCTGCATATATCATATACTCTTCAAGGCTCATACCGAGATATTCTGCTATCTCTTCTGGCTTTGCTTCTCTTCCTAATTTTGTTTCAAGTTCTACGATTTTGTTTTCAAGATTTTTTACTTTATTTCTTATGTTTCTTGGTATCCAATCAAGCTGTCTAAGATGGTCGAGGATATATCCTCTTACTCTGATTTCTGCATAGGTTGAGAATTTTACTCCTTTTGCTGGGTCAAACTTTTCAAGAGCATCATATAGCCCTAATACTCCAACTTGAAAAAGGTCTTCTTCGTCTACTATTGGCGGTAAATTTTGATGTTTTAATGCTTTTACTATGTAATTTATTTTAGGTAGGAATTCTTTAATTATGTTTGTTTTTTCCTCTTTTCTTAGTTGCATCGTATTCCTCCCGTAATTAGTATTTTTTCACTAATTTTTTACTTTATAAAAATATAAGCAAAATCTATGCCAATCATTATATGCTGTAATTTAAGATGTAGTAGAAAAAGAGTGCAGTTAAAATTATGCAGTGTATATGATTACTGTAGCGATTGAGTATTTTTTTTCGTGAGATAGAGAGAGTTTTATCTTGAAATTGTAAGGGTTTTCTATGTTATGCAGTAAAATTTCTGCAGGTTGGTTTTTGTGTCCTAAGATTTCTATTTGTTTAAATGTAAGTATTTCTTTAAAGGCTTGGTAGTATGCTTTAATGGTTGCTTCTTTTGCAGCAAATCTTGCAGAAAGGCATTGTATGTATTCTTTTTTATTAAGGCAGTATTCTATTTCTCTTTGTGTATAAATCCTTGTTAGGAATTTATCTTTGTATTTTTCATAGGCTTGTTGTATTCTTTTGTTTTCTACTATATCGGTTCCTATGTATATTTCCATTAGTTAGGCTTCTCCTGTTTTTACGAATTTTCTATAATCTTTATACGTCGGATGAGAAATTCAATAAAAGTAGGAGATTCTTCGTCGGCTCCAGAATGACAGAGTAGGAGTATAAAGGCGGAGATTCTTCGCTTATGCTCAGAATGACAGATTAAGGTGGCTTTGTCATCCTGAGGCTGTAAGCCGAAGGATCTCTTTCCTTGCATTACCATACCCGTCATCCTGAGGACATAAATCCGAAGGATCTCCTTTTTAAATTCTATGAAAATCCCTAATTTCTCACCTAAAGTATGCATTTTCTATAATCTTTATTTCTTCTTCTGTTAGGCTGTAAAGCTGATATACAAGCTGGTCTATCTCATGCTCAAGATTTTTTACATGCTGTTGTTTTTCTTGGTTTGTGTCATAATCTTCAGATTGGGTAAGGGTTAGGATTTGGTCTACTTTTTGGACTATTTGGTCTGCTATGGGTTGGTTTTCTTTTGTGATTGGGGGAAGAGGAAATCTTCCTATGAATTCCCCTTTAATTTCGCCTTCTATTCCTCCTCCCATATAGAATTTGTAAAAAGCAAATTCAAAAAATTCGGAATTGAAAATACCCAAGAGATACTTACGAATATCGGAGGTATCTTCATTTGTTGTTATAAAGTGAGTTGTTGCTTCACAATAATATCCCGAAGGAACTATTGCAAACTTAGGAGATTTAGTTATTCTCTTCCACACTATCTTTTCTTTTTCAAATTCTGGGTAGTAATCGCAAGGTCTTAACTCCCACCAGTAATCACCTTGATCGTCTCGTTTAAAAAGCCCCTTACCTTTGTTTTTTACGTTAGAAAAGCTCATAAAATGATTGTATAAAGATGAAAAACTCTCTTTAAAAAACTCCTCTGGATTTTTTCTTCCTCTATGCTTGTTAGTCCAACCAGCAGGTATAACTATAATCCACAATCCAGCCCATTTATACCTGTATTTCTCAATATCTCTACCTCTTAAAACTGGCTTAATAATTTCCTCTGTTCTCTTTCTCTCTTCTTCATCCCTACAACTTGCCAAAATCCTGTTTCGTGTTTCCGTATCTATGATAAAAGCATCGTTGTAGCCTGTTTTAATCCCAAAATAAATCTTTACGTCCCACTCTTTTAGAGGTTTTCCTACTTTTCCAATTTTTTCTTTTAAACTCAAAACACTTTCATCTCCAAGCGTCCAAGCATTATTAGAAAGCTTACTTTGATACATCGTTTGCCATGTTCTAAGCTCTTGCCATGTATCTACCTGAGACCAACTATCTAAATACTCAACTCCTTTCCCAGTAGCTTGCTCAATCAACTTTGATTTGCCTTGTCTCAAATACTCATCAATATCTTCAATATCACCTTTAACCTCTAAAAACCTAAAAATATGCTCCTTGCTTGTCTTTTCCTTTCTAAAAATCAAAATATTAGTATCTACCGTTTGCTCAAAAACTTTATAACCACTAAAATCTATAATCTCTAAAATAGCTGTCTTTTCTTTTAAAAACTTTCTTAACTTCTCTCCATACTTAGCTCTCATCCATTTGTTGCTTGTTATGTATGCTAAAATTCCTTGCTCTTTTAACAAATGATAGCCTTTTTCATAGAAATAAACATAAAGGTCTGCTGTTGATGTAAAGACTTCGTAGTTTTGTTTTTGTAAAATTGGCTTAATTGGTTTTATCTTTTCCTGTCTTACATACGGCGGATTACCAATCACAATATCAAAGCTATCAACTACTCCAAACATCCACTCTGGGTCAAACCAATCAGCAGATGCATTTTGGTCAAAAATATCAAAATTAGCTATCTTTTCAGCTACTTTATCATTCCAACCATCGCCAATCAAAGCATTCTTTAACTTCTCTCTCAGCTCTTTATCTTTATTCTGTAATTGAATCTTTTCAGCCCTTGACTTAATTCTAAAATATCTATGTCTTAAAAACTTCAGCTCTTGCTCTAACTTTTCAATCTCCGGATTTCTTAAAGATTTTTGAGCAGGTTTTTCCAGTCCAATCAAAGCATTTGCAGAAATAAACTTGGTCTCAAGATTTGGCAAGGTTAAAATTCCAAAGTTTGGTTTACTTCTATCTACTTTCTGGTCTAATATCAAAGATATAAAAAATCTTAGCTTGCTAATCTGTATAGCTATTGGCTGTATATCTACTCCATATATACAGTTTTCTATCAAATAAAGCTTTCTTGCATAGTCTGGATAGTTTATGCTTTCGTCAAAGTTTTCATTGATTTCTTCTAACAGCTTTTCTCTTTCTTGCTTATCTTTTTCTGATCTAAATACCGCATCTGCTTCCTTGGATGTTCTCTCTAATTGAATATCTTTCCAAATTTCATTAGACGGGTCAAGCTTTTGAAGTAAAAATACAAGCTTATGAAGAATGCCCATCGGAAAGGCACCGGAGCCACAGGCAGGGTCTATTATCTTTATCTGGTCTATTGCTTGAATTAGTTTTTTTCTTAAATCATCTGAAATGTTTGGTTCTTTATCAGAATAAGAGAATAGGTCATCAAAAATATTTTCTGCTTCTGGCACTTTTGTTTTTAGATACTCTCTTAAGCTCTCTTCTACCATGTAATCTACTATCTCTCTTGGCGTGTAGTAGCTGCCTGTTGCCTTTCTTGCTGTTGTATTAGTTTCTGGATTATAGCTTGCAAGAAGATTTTCAAATACTTTTCCAAGCAGCTCTGGGTCAAGGGCTATCTCTTGGTCTATCGGCGTTGCTTCATCTGTTGTAAAGTTATAGCTTTTTAAGATATCAATAAGTCCTCTAACCTTTGCATTTTTGCCTAAACCATACTTGGATAAATCAACTGTTTTTTCTTCTTGGCTAAAAAACAATTCATCACTGATTTTAGCCTGCTTCTTTTCATTTCTTGAAAATCCGTCTATATAAATTTTGTCTTTATCCAAACAGTCAAAAAGTCCACCATTTATAAATGGAATATTTTTAAACAGCTCTGAAATTACTTCTTCTTTACTTATCAAAAACTTATTTTCATACCTGTATAAGCTTTTTACTCCAAAATCTTTTTTGTTTGCAGGAAAGCCTTTATCTTCTGCCCAACCTCTTTCTTTAATAGGTCTATTCAAAGTTGCAAAAAATAGATTCTGCAAAATTGCATTGTAATAGTTATCACCTTTGCCAAAGTCTTTGACTATGTTTTTTAGCTCTTTTTCATCAAATAACTTATTTGGCACTAAACCTTTTTCTTTTAAAAACCATATAAACATTAATCTTGTTAAAAGTCTGATTAAGCTTTGGGCGTTTCTGATTTCTCTGTCTTTTTCCGGGTCATCAGAGTATTTATAATCATCAGGAAATTTAACTTTATCTAGTGCATAGTAATACCAGTTTTGAAGATCATTGTAAAAATCTCTTGTGATAGGTTGGGCGCTGAAAGCTTGCTTTATAGAGTCTAAATCTGTAAAATCACAATCTTTAAGCTGATTTATAAACGTTTTGTTTGGTAAATTTGGACTTACGTAAAATGTAAATCTTTTGTAGTGGCTATACTTTGCCTTTGTGCCATGGGTAGTCTTAAACACAAAAGAAAGTCTAAAGTTTTTATTATCATCATAAAATACAAATAGTCCATAAAACTTTTGATATCTTTCTAAAAGTCTTTTAGCAATATCAAACTGATTTTTCTTACTTGTCCTTTCTGTAAGGTTGTTAATCTTAATAGCAAAAACTACTAAATCTGCATCTTGCTTTAATCTAATGTATCCAATTTCTTTTATGTCTAATATGTTATATTTTTCTTCAATATCTTGAGTGTAATGAGCTGGGCTTATATCAACAGTAAATCCTTTGTCTAATAAGTATCTTTCTAAATTTTCAAGTGAAAAATCCTTTGCAAGGTCTGAAAGCTTATCCATCGGCT
This is a stretch of genomic DNA from Sulfurihydrogenibium sp. YO3AOP1. It encodes these proteins:
- a CDS encoding Eco57I restriction-modification methylase domain-containing protein, with product MDKLSDLAKDFSLENLERYLLDKGFTVDISPAHYTQDIEEKYNILDIKEIGYIRLKQDADLVVFAIKINNLTERTSKKNQFDIAKRLLERYQKFYGLFVFYDDNKNFRLSFVFKTTHGTKAKYSHYKRFTFYVSPNLPNKTFINQLKDCDFTDLDSIKQAFSAQPITRDFYNDLQNWYYYALDKVKFPDDYKYSDDPEKDREIRNAQSLIRLLTRLMFIWFLKEKGLVPNKLFDEKELKNIVKDFGKGDNYYNAILQNLFFATLNRPIKERGWAEDKGFPANKKDFGVKSLYRYENKFLISKEEVISELFKNIPFINGGLFDCLDKDKIYIDGFSRNEKKQAKISDELFFSQEEKTVDLSKYGLGKNAKVRGLIDILKSYNFTTDEATPIDQEIALDPELLGKVFENLLASYNPETNTTARKATGSYYTPREIVDYMVEESLREYLKTKVPEAENIFDDLFSYSDKEPNISDDLRKKLIQAIDQIKIIDPACGSGAFPMGILHKLVFLLQKLDPSNEIWKDIQLERTSKEADAVFRSEKDKQEREKLLEEINENFDESINYPDYARKLYLIENCIYGVDIQPIAIQISKLRFFISLILDQKVDRSKPNFGILTLPNLETKFISANALIGLEKPAQKSLRNPEIEKLEQELKFLRHRYFRIKSRAEKIQLQNKDKELREKLKNALIGDGWNDKVAEKIANFDIFDQNASADWFDPEWMFGVVDSFDIVIGNPPYVRQEKIKPIKPILQKQNYEVFTSTADLYVYFYEKGYHLLKEQGILAYITSNKWMRAKYGEKLRKFLKEKTAILEIIDFSGYKVFEQTVDTNILIFRKEKTSKEHIFRFLEVKGDIEDIDEYLRQGKSKLIEQATGKGVEYLDSWSQVDTWQELRTWQTMYQSKLSNNAWTLGDESVLSLKEKIGKVGKPLKEWDVKIYFGIKTGYNDAFIIDTETRNRILASCRDEEERKRTEEIIKPVLRGRDIEKYRYKWAGLWIIVIPAGWTNKHRGRKNPEEFFKESFSSLYNHFMSFSNVKNKGKGLFKRDDQGDYWWELRPCDYYPEFEKEKIVWKRITKSPKFAIVPSGYYCEATTHFITTNEDTSDIRKYLLGIFNSEFFEFAFYKFYMGGGIEGEIKGEFIGRFPLPPITKENQPIADQIVQKVDQILTLTQSEDYDTNQEKQQHVKNLEHEIDQLVYQLYSLTEEEIKIIENAYFR
- the acpS gene encoding holo-ACP synthase, yielding MEIYIGTDIVENKRIQQAYEKYKDKFLTRIYTQREIEYCLNKKEYIQCLSARFAAKEATIKAYYQAFKEILTFKQIEILGHKNQPAEILLHNIENPYNFKIKLSLSHEKKYSIATVIIYTA
- the hisA gene encoding 1-(5-phosphoribosyl)-5-[(5-phosphoribosylamino)methylideneamino]imidazole-4-carboxamide isomerase; the encoded protein is MTLKEFIIPAIDIKGGKVVRLYKGEFDKVKVYNENPIDMAKYFEDAGAEHIHVVDLDGALEGLPKNIKILESIVRSVNIPIEFGGGLRSFEAVKAVLDLGVERVVIGSLAYQNPEEFYKIVESFPNKVIVGIDAKDGKVAIKGWTEKTEVSPLEFAKKYDDLDIFGFLFTDVSRDGSMIGANVEATVELAKNLKHPVIASGGVGSLEDVIKLYEKREFGIFGVVVGKAIYEGKIDLKEI
- a CDS encoding FliA/WhiG family RNA polymerase sigma factor, giving the protein MQLRKEEKTNIIKEFLPKINYIVKALKHQNLPPIVDEEDLFQVGVLGLYDALEKFDPAKGVKFSTYAEIRVRGYILDHLRQLDWIPRNIRNKVKNLENKIVELETKLGREAKPEEIAEYLGMSLEEYMIYAEKAVNKILISLDSDVSKDDDESLHLWEVISTNDDTPEKYVEEKQLKEILSDIIMNKLDEREKLIVTLYYYEDLNMKEIAEILGCTESRVSQLHTKIMLKIRKLIEKYVGGR